The Ciconia boyciana chromosome 4, ASM3463844v1, whole genome shotgun sequence DNA window AACATGAGGCCACCGAGCTTGCAGAGCCAAGCATCAATAGGAAGGTCTGAGTGGAAATGAGTGTACTGATGCTAGGTGTCCTTTTGGCAACCatgctttttccctccccaaaagGAGGTGGCCTCATTTCACACACACAGGATGGATGATGCTCACTGAGCACCTGCTCAGTAATACGATATTTGGCCCCAAGCACCTTTTCACAGTTCTGCTCCAAGTACCAGCAATTGCTTTTATCCTGGGCCTTTTGATGCTACTTCTTACCTTGCTCTCGGTGGCTCTGAGCCTTCCCACCCTGTTGACAGTCTCACTTGTCCTCATTCAAGCATCCCATCCTCATCAGCTGGTTGCTCACCATCTTtatcttccccccctccccgactCCTTCAGGTTAATCCTCCCATCCTGGCTCTTCCTCCCATCACACCATGCTCTTCCTTAGCCCACGGGCTACTAACTCTCCCTCTTCTCAGATCCCTACATTGATTTCCAAGCCTGGTCTCCGTGATGGCCCAACCTCCACGCGCTTCTCCGGGTGTCCACCggcctccttctccctcctgcttcccGACCCCCACGGGCGAGGAAAGAGCCTCCCACCCTTCTCGCACAACAGAGGGGTGACCCGGCCCTTCGCCGCGGACGACTCACAGGCTGTgcgggcaggcgggcgggcaggcCGCTTCCCGCTCGTTCTCTCTCAGAGACGGCTCCGCTGTTTGTGCCGAGCCTGGCTGGGCAGAGGGCGAGCCGTGCCGGGGGACAACTTCTGCCGGAGCAGCTGGCTTTGAGGCAAAGACTCGGGTGGCCGGGAGGTGGGGGGAGCCGAGCCGAGCGGTGCCGTGCGGAGCCgaggcgcggcgcggcggcgggggcgctgACgcacggcggggcgggcgcggcgctataaaggcggcggcggcggggcggcggcggggcgccaGCACCATGGAGAGCTGCCGGGCGCTGGCGCTCTGCGCCGTGGCGGCCGCGCTGCTGCTGGGCGCCCGCGGGCaggggccggccccgccgcgccgcgcccgcgACCTGGggcccccggcggcggcggcggcggcggcggcggcggcggcggcggcggcgcgtcCCGAGAGAAGGAGCTGgtggggcgggggccggggccggggcgggggcgcggcccGGGCGGGCGCGGCCTGacgggggctgtgggggtcTCTCGGCAGATCGAGGCGCTGCAGGAGGtgctggagaagctgaagaGCAAGCGGGTCCCGCTCTACGAGAAGAAGTTCGGGCAGGTGCCCATGGTGAgtgccgcggcggggcgggacgcgacgggacgggacgggacgggacgggagggggcggggcggggcggccggcggcggcttCCCCCTCACCGCCTGCTGCTGCCCGCAGTGCGACGCCGGGGAGCAGTGCGCCGTGAGAAAGGGGGCCCGCATCGGGAAGCTCTGCGACTGCCCCCGGGGGACTTCGTGCAATTCCTTCCTCCTCAAGTGCCTGTAAGCGGGGGCGCCCCGGGACAAGCCACCGGGAGCGCAGGCACCGACGTCTCCCCGCTACCCGACGtgccggcccggggcggcggcggcgactTCTCGCGGCTCGTCCGCCCGAGAAACGCAGCGAGAAGCCCCCCGCGTCGCCCGTGTAACGCCGTCCGTGACATCCGACATCCGTGgagctgttttcttcccttcctcccccccacctccccctccctcccctccttccccgtTTGACTTTGTCCGTCCAGGAAAAACCCAGCCCGTGCCTTGCCGAGTAGAGGTGCCGGTACCGGGAGTTGCAGTGTCGTGCCAGTGCAGAGCCGAGTCGTGCCGAGCCGTGCCACGGGAGCGGGGATGATCCCGTGCCGTGCCCCGGGGTGCCCGGCTCCTTGCCGAGGCGGGGAACATCCACCCGCTGCCGGCCGGAGGGGCCGGGGCAAGGGGATCCcctggcgggggcggggggcggggggggggcggatgTGCTCGAACACCCTGACCCCCGTTTTCTTGCCCCGCAGCTGAGAGGGCCCAACCCGGCACGCCCCAGAGGGAGCGGCGCGCAGCCGGCGGCGGGGTTCCACCCGCTTTCACCGCCGGTTTCAGGCCGAGTCCAACCGTGCTCACCCTGCACTGGAGAAAGTCCCGCATGAGATACCGGTGGCGTTCAGGGGTCCGGCACTAGCCTGGctggggtggggctgggggaaatCGGTTGCTTTACCGGAGCCACCACGGAGAGAAAGCTGTCTGGATCCGTTGCAAACTACCAGGGGATATCC harbors:
- the CARTPT gene encoding LOW QUALITY PROTEIN: cocaine- and amphetamine-regulated transcript protein (The sequence of the model RefSeq protein was modified relative to this genomic sequence to represent the inferred CDS: deleted 2 bases in 1 codon); amino-acid sequence: MESCRALALCAVAAALLLGARGQGPAPPRRARDLGPPGGGGGGGGGGGGGASREKELIEALQEVLEKLKSKRVPLYEKKFGQVPMCDAGEQCAVRKGARIGKLCDCPRGTSCNSFLLKCL